Sequence from the Megalops cyprinoides isolate fMegCyp1 chromosome 4, fMegCyp1.pri, whole genome shotgun sequence genome:
ttataaataaacagacCGCCTGGTCAGCGCCATTTTTAGAACACTTAAGGTTTTCATCCCATCGCTGTCTCTAACCAGTCACGTCCGTTTGTACGGCAGTGAAGTAAGACTGATGTTCGATATTAGTAAGACATTCCTAAGATACAGTCGAGCTGGCTTTATTTACTACATCAAAATGCACGTGTGCGCATTTCTtagctttcatttcaaatctgaaatggtaaaatccatttattattatttttttgcatttgtttatttatttcagaggaACAGCGTACATTGATGAACAACAAATGTGCTAGagttaaacaaaaacatgactaGTTTGTAGCCATGCTGCAAATGTACCGTAACATAAGGTCTAATGTTTTCGATTTAACGGTCATGATCCCAGTAGCCAAATTTTGTCATATATAAGTGGTATATAAGTGGTTCAGAGTGTAGACAACAAGGACTACGTCTTTAAAGCTTAGTTATTCTTATTGTCTCTTCATAACGGATTTTCTTggttgcaaaaaaataaaaaaatgttccaaGAGTAATCTCGTTAAAGGGCAAAATATGCACTTCTTTTCTATTGGTGTCAACACTGTCACtatattttgtataaaatgCTTACGCCCTCATGCGTATGTTGGCAATTTCCCGTTATGTGCAGATGCTAATTTTCGAAATGATCTtaaatttctgaaaatgatCTACCCGCGATTAACGTTTTAACAGTGGAAAACGAACGTTATTTTAATCTAAATATGTGACAGCAGGCTAATTTAAAATGTCTCGTCCTTTTCCCTCTTACAGTAAGGAGGCATTCCTCGATTGCTGCGATATACAGGGGTGGAAAACCcaggcttcagaaagtaaaagtcctgccacctATTTcttccacccatgcactacacccgctgaatttaattagcacaagtCTTAAGCCAGGTACTTGGTATGAATTTTAGTTTCTGAAGCCGGGGACACCCCTGGCGatatattgcacattttttaaataatgagtTTGCCGTTCCATCATTTCACTGGGCTCCCACGAGGTCTTTCTTCTTTTGCCTGCTTACTGTAGTTCAATCATAAAAGGCGTAGTGATATCATTATACACAAAGATGTGTTGAAAACGTCGTGAGATCTCCTACCTTTTCCCCAGTTGTGGTCCTTCCACTTCTCCACCTACAGTTCTTTTGCAGCCCCGGACTTTAAAACCGCGCCCTTATATACCCTTGACTTATAATACGAAATCACCGGGGATCCAACGGAAATGCGTGCATTTTGACGACATCATGCAGCAATCAGTCTCTCAAGGTGAAATTTTAGGCTATTACAAACAATTTACAGGATTTTTTTACGGAAGGAATAAGCAGACCAACCGATGCATCACGgtttttctcaattgcttaGACACAATTCCTTTAACAACTCAAATCTTCACACGcaattttaaaaactcacaCTCAACGGTACAAACATCAAACTTTTGGGTCCCAATCAAACTTtgcagaacacacagacaacacacacaagggccgccaggagtaggattgagaaacactgccttatCCAACCCTGGATAAACTCCACAGACACATCACCACAGGCGTCCACCATTGCCTCCAGGAGGTTTTGCTGTGTGTAGGGCTTCCGGTCATACACTCTCCACCACCATGCTGAGAAAAATTCCTCAGTCAGATTCAGAAATGGGGAATGTACTGGCAAAAAAATAACGGTGAACCTGGGGTGGTCATTGAACCAGGCAAGAACCAGAGCAGCCTGATGGAAACTCATGTTATCCCAAATGACAACATATTGGGCTTGCTCTGGTTGCCCTGACTCCCATTCCTGTTGAAGAATGCTATTGTGTAGCTCATCTAGAAATTGGAGTTGTGCCTTGTTGTATGGACCCACTTTGACATGGTGGTGGAGGATGTCACGATTGCTGATAGCTGCACATGTTGCCTCCCCTCTGGCCAGGAACTTGTATGTTGGCATGGAGATCAATGATGTTGTGCCCCTTTTGCGCCTTTTTGGTAGGTTTAACCCTGCCTTGTCGATGAAGATATAGGAAACTCAGAAATCAAGTAAAGATGCTGTAGGACAGGTTGAGGGAGAAGCAGCTGGACATTCAGGGCTTCAGGTGAGGTCTTAAAATGATACTGTGGTTAAACATATGCTATTAGGGATTAACTGTAAATTACCAATTTACATGTAAAGTAACCCTAGTCTACCTATTTTGATGTAAACTTATTATAAGTTGTTATAACACAGGATGCAAAAGAATAATTTTCTAATGTTGATACAGACCAGGttaagttttgttttctctttaggagacagtcagtgtgagtgagtatgaTCCTGAACCAAGTCAGTGTAGCAGTGTCATGGACATGGGGAGTAAGCCATACCAGTCTATGTCTATGTGGCAGAATGGCACAATGTGCATTTGTAGCCTATCAACCAGGTGATGTTATGTATTGTGTTCTTTATATTCTGGTTTGCGAGTGAATGGAGCTTGTCAGTTCTGAACGAGCTGAACAGCGTGCATTGGAAAATCCACAGGATACGTTTTCTGTGGagacttttttgtattttgacaactgaatgaatgtttgaatgaaGCTTGTCGGTCACAGTCTGTATAGCCTACTTAATCATATAGCCTACATTTCAGATAGTTACATCGGCACCCATACAGGACTCGTATTTTAggttttaatattaatattttactaGGCTATGTGAATTTCTAAGGCAACATGAGAGATAGGTTTTTGAAAAAGGTCAAATGCCCGAAATGCAAGCGCgtcacagaaatggcaaaattaatCAATGTGTCAAGGGTAACTACGTTGAAAATTATGATGGCATACGCTAaacaaaactgcatcaggaaagaggaactgTGGTCGCAAATCAAAGCTCGCCCACTGGGACAGACGGACACTTAACTGGACATTTGTTATATCGTGAGATTCACAAAGCTGATTTATTACAAGAAATAATTTTGTGgtgatatttttctttatattataAAGAACGTGTAGATAAATGCACGGTCTTTCTCCATGCTGATCAAGGAGTgtaatattcatgaaaaatcaCCTACGTTTTCACCGAACTGGTTCGTATGATGGGTTATTACGGATGCCCTAAAAGCTAGTGTGGTATTCAGTTAACAGAGGGAAAGCTGAACGTGTAGCCTGTTCTTTGAAATTAAGATgatttttactcatttaaacTCCATGTCATTTACACTCTCTGATTTGATGAGAAGACGGTACAATTTCAGACGTAATTAACCAGAATACTTTGGAATTATTTGCTAATTAGGCCTAATTATACAGAGAATGTCGTCCTTATTTAATCGAACAATCCAAGGTTAAATTATCACAGAATTCAGTTTAGTAAAATCGATGTAATAGCGTAAAGaggaaaattaaatgtatatcCTACCTTTGAGCATAGGcctaatgtgtaaaaaaaaaaaaaaaataagaaacgTTGCGCTATTTTATGAGCATTTAAACTACATAATCGTATCAGGCCATCAATGCTTCCTGAATTTGGACAGAAACGGAGTTCAAATAATCTAGATATGTTGCAGAAGTTTATGATGTAAAGAATAACATGGccataagaaaataaaattttctaCCTATTGGTAGGATTCACCAAATTAATTGTTTTAGCGTAAAATGAGGAAAGTAAACGGAGACAGTTTATACTAACAGTCGATTTAAAGCTACGGCTTGAGCTTTCTGCTTTCCAGTTCACCATGTGCCggtaatatatatgtatacataaatatatatgtacacattacTGACCTTACAATAACAATACAACTTCccaacattatatatatatatatataatctctACACATTGTATATATTTGTCATATTAGCATTAGGGAAAGGAAAACATCATTCATTAACATTCTCTATGCCAGAAATGGGAAGAGTATAAGTTGCTTACTGTGTTGGAAATGGGAAAGGTAAACATCTTTCCTATcatgaaaaatagcaaaaacacaaatgctatTAACTTAAGAACACAGATGTATTGTTCATTATTCATTCTGCATCCACATGTCTGGTTTtgtccagtgtgtgtgtctcatccTTGACCTGAAAGTACAGGAGAGGGGGAaatctggctttttttttttttttaaatattaccaTCAGGTGTTTAATCCAGCAGTGTGGCAGCAGGGGTAGCTCTGTATACTAAGCATCCCTCAAAGAGTATGGACTGGTCTCCCGAGCAGCAGCTTTTGGAATGTGTACACCAATGTCAAGATCCTAGAATActcaacatgaaaaatgacacaataataataattcgTAATATCCCAGATCTGTGCAGACAAGTAATCTAGCTAGCTTACCTTTTATTGCTTCAATATTTGTAGACCATGAACATCAATAGTCTAAAACTACTCAAGTTTTCCATAAATCACTGGCTCCATTGTTCATCTTGAAATCTCCTCGACCCATAAAGTCTGGCACTGCATACTTATGAGGCCATTGTTGACCAATTACCTTGAAGcacatttctgctgtaaaaAGCACAGAACCACCATGGCCACTTGTGCCTGGCCTACACTCACCACACTATATAATCAGTGAAACCAGAGGGTTGTTTCGAGTCCTGCAAGGGTATGCAGGCCATATGCCCAATGTCAGTAAATACTTCTGAGTTTGGAAAAGGTTGTCCCATTGTGTTTTGGCATGCTTAGACTGGACTATTCGGGAAGATCTTCCCATAGCTGCTAACTTTTGCGCCTTTCTGCCTCTCCCCAGCCTTGCAGGGGACTGACTGGACAATAAACTGACATTTTgcttaaaatgtatgcatgttgtGAAGGAGACCTCTTCCTTGGACTGAATgctaattgtcaattgtgtatTAATCAGTTAAGTttgtgcacatgttggcaatttgtttggGGAGCCAGCCGATTGGGTAACGAGTCATACCTGACTAATTGAAAGgtcattaaatacaggtgtggctggggaaTAGAGAGGCTCACGTTGTCCCTACTGGTGCTatgcataggctggtttcctttggTATGTTGTTtggtttgtatttatttgtatatttgtaaattgttttcttttaaccttttgttcttttggctcatttatgagaagtgttggccagcttttCTATAAGCGGTGTGAAGTAGGATTCACATTCTCTGCAACAAACGAGTGACCCACAATGAGCAaggaaaagagaacaaaaaagagGACCTGAGAGGGACTATGTCTTTGCTGACCTGGGGGCCCTGGAACAGGGAGCAACTCGGGAATCCTTTGGAACTGGTGATTCCAGGAGGGAGAGCTGGTGTCCGGTGCAGCAGAAGAACAGTTTGGGGGACCAGAGAGGAGACTCCCAGTGACCGATGAGAGTCCACCCTATAGCCCTTGGTGGGAGAACAGCTGGGGAGCCCCGGGAGGCTGGGGAGAGCCTTGGGGTCAGCCGTTTTCCCCCGAATGTATAAGGGGGGGATTGGCATCTGCAAAGCTGGAGGGAACACTCCTGATATCTAGCAGTCCTGGGTTATGTGTTTGGGGACACATAAGATTTCAACGAATCCACAACATTGAGCCatgcataatattttacatatattacattgatacaaatatatttcagcatCTTTAGAAGACACATCAGCACAGAGGAAAGCCCTAAAATATTTCTCAGAAAACTATGCCTGCTAAGGGTCTTGTCATTTTCTCATATCTGTGCTAAATCTGTGTAAATACTTTAATCCACAGCCACAAGGCAACAGGTGTTCGAGACAACAGCCATCAACTCACAAATATGCAGGGATAAGACCGCTGTTATCTTATTTGTTGTGCTTTTACCCATGTATTCTATTCTTGAGCACTCAACTGTGCATTTCAGTTGCTACTCAAGGAGAAAACAATTTTAAGTTGATGACCTGCCATTGGCCGACAGCCTACGAAATTCAGAAGTTGCACCACTGTCTTTTGAGGCCTACAGGGTTAATTATGGCAGGATAGACACCTCAGAGTTGGTCACCACTGGCCTAGGTAGCTGAATGACTGAAGAAACAGGGTAGCAAAgtgtgtccctctccctccctgtcctccaATGCTGAGCCCTGAGGTCTAAAAAAGCTGGATGTGGACCTGGTCCTTCAGAGCCTCATTCGCTCTGTAGATGTAGAGGGGGGAATTCTGGTTTGGGTCGGcgccagcctctctctcctcttcagccAGCAGGTCCCGGAAGGAGGCCACACAAGGGTCGTGCTCCTGCAGTGCAGCTGGATATCGAGTGGCAGACCTCCCGATTCTCACAGAGCGCCTCACTGGAGTGAAGAAGCGCAGCTCCTGGCCGTCCAGTTTCATGGACTCCTGTTGGCTCCACCAGCCCCTGTGTATCACAGCTCAGTGACCATGTTGCACTTGCATGTCAGACATTTCCAGTCGGGGAATGTGATGAACATCTATAGTTCTTCCTCacgattttatccattttagtgtgatttttttttttatacttgtCTTGCCTCGACAAGGTCTCAACTggtctgacttttttttttttgcctcagagGGTCTTAATGTGATTTGAACACTTGAGGAACCAAACCATTTCATATCCTGATGGCAAACGTGCTATGTAATGTACAGGGGATAGACAAGATAATGGAAACACCCAACAATACATGAATATTTGTTAAATACTAAGCAGGTGGGCTACCTCATGTCCTCAGAAGAGCCTCCTTGGAATGTAAAAAGTTTTGAACCGTTTCTTATGGGATTCTGGGCCATTCATCAAGACAGAAATTCCCCAGTTGGAAAGATTGAGAAATCTGAAATATCTCTCTGTagaaaaagcagaaatctgCTCTACACTCTACATTTCAGACCTTCCTACAAAGGTTCTGTGATGTTTAGATCTGCTGATTGGTGGAAGgttagaccagtgtttctcaaccctctcctggagggccccctgccctgcatgttttagatctctccccgctccaacacagctgattcaaatgatcagtttgttattaagcagcttcaggagttcataaggagttgatcatttgaatcagctaaTGTTTTTACACCAGCAGCAACATATCATTTGTCTCTCTATTTTCTTCAGCTTGTTATAGGCTTTAAGCCTGATACAATGTTGCACTTTTGAGCAAGCCACAGGTCCGCTGCCCTATGTCCGTCTGCAAGGGGAAGGGAAAGTGCCAGAGCAATTGCGTGGGCTGCGATTCGCATCTCCTTCattgtcaatatttttttttatgatatatGAAAAGCTCTAAGATAAGATTATTAATCATAACTACTACTCATGTTGTATCGGCTGTTGCCTAATTGGAGCAAATTCAGGTGTGACACTCAAGATTGATAATATTAAActttatattaattaaaatgaacaatggGGATACACAGCTACTATTAGAGACCAGCGCTTATTCACTAAAATATGGTTTTATACCTGACCACTAAAAGGAGCCAGCGCTTATTAGAGACACTGTGTTTAATACAGGTTTAACAgtactttcttccactgctcagaagttGAGGTGTTGTGTTAAACCAGGCTATGTGTTGTTGCACAATGGCTGTGGTTCCAAGTGGTTTATGAATGGCAGCCCAACCATAAATTCAGCTTTGTGAAGTTTATGACTTGAGATGGGGTCATGGTGGTATAGATTAAGTTCTGTGGTAATTTCTGAGGCcattgttttgtgatttttaggAATTATCCTGCTAAGTGTTAGTCTACCCCACCTGCTGAGCTTAAAATTGTGACCATTTCCGCTTTTCTGATGCAGTGTTTCCTTGTTTGGCTTATGTTGTCATGATATGACATGGTTCCCCCTTGGCACATTAAATAATGTTGCTGTTTCTATGACTGATGCACCTGCAATTTGGGCACCAACTATTTGACCTGTAGaaccattttaattacaatttagTTATTTCAGAATGCAAATACTCTCTCATTTGgcgtttccattattttgtctcaGCCCTTTAAATATgtgagtgtctgagtgtgcaGATGTACCCTGGAGTGGCTGTGATCTTGTACTTCACTACAGATGAGCCCTCCTTCTCCCCACGGATCATAGCACTCATGGCTACGGGGGTGGTAGATAAAGCCGTCTCCTGGGCCTCTTGACCCAGACTGTCCTCCTTTCCCACAGCACCTTGTAcaaattgaaattcatttgaagaTCAAACACAAAAGACAAGATGAAGACTTTTCAATTCAATCATAGTGCTACTATGTGAAACATTGAcaaatttccattttccacatttctccTAATCCTCCAGATATTCTCCGGCACATGACGAACAAGCAACCACTAACATCAAATGTGGATGGAAGAGCCTCTTAAAAGCCTTCCATGTTAGCCAACTGACAGAAGTAGGGAGCCAAAAGCTGATAAACACTTGTaagaaagtaattaaaaaatgaaaagaaaaaaaaaaaagagaattgcAGCCCTTCAGATGCCCCACCTAGCGCCgtttcctttttcttcattATCTCAAACACCACTGCCCGCAGGTCATCCACTGgctgcatgagagagagagaaaaagaggcaaGCTAAGTTAAGCTAGCTAAGGCAAGTGTGTCAGTCATCAAAATACCACCATATGAGTAATGCCtatgaacaaaagcatttttcagcCTGAAAATTTCCAAGACCCCTGGGAAAGCTGcacaagacacaaaaacagtaaTGTTACTCATATAATTGTTCAACAGCTTGCATGACATGCCAACATTCTTGAACATTCTTGATAAACACACTGAACAGCCTATTTCCCAAAAACCTCAAACACAAGCCAGACAAAACTCATAATCCTAGAGTGAAATTGTAGTGTAGTACTCGTGTGTAGAACCTCATCAATTGTTATTAACAGGTACTAATTACTTTGCAAGGGAGCACAAAATTCAGTTCACTTGGAATGCCTTAGGAATAAAGGTTACGGTGTAGTCAAGACGAGTAgcctttaatttcatttgagtCAGAGGCCCCCAAGAGTGCTGACTGGCAATATAATATGGTCCATACATCCATAAGGCACAGACAATTCTCAGCAGTGCAAAAGCAGTCACTAAAAGTAAACAGCTGTTTAACATTGCATTAAAAGCCAAGTAggttttcacactttcactACAGTTGAGTCCTTTAAAGTAACTAGTCCCTTTCTTACTTATGCCTATATACTATTTTCAAAAATGGTGATTAAACACCTAAGCCATCTAAAAAGCTATCTGATGTGGCAATAGatgaaatttaaatcaatttctcTTGATATTAAAATACAGATATTACGGAGTCCAATCAGTAGAAGTTAAATATcatgtttgacattttaatgaaaatgtcaaatgaaattcgaaaatgtcaatgaaactgTGCCATCATAATCTTTCTGCCTGTAATAGATATAAAGTGGTGAAAGTGGTTTGGTTAATATTTCCTGTTACTCCATCTAAATTATAGCAAGGTGTCTAAGATGCTCAATCAATGAATCTGTCACTGTACAGCTGAGCTGTCAATTACCTATATTTTCAAGGATGTAAATAAGTATTTGAAGCCAATGGTTAAACAACACTCTACATGTATGGGATTACAGTGCCCAGAGAAGACTCAGCAGTGAGACTTACCTCCAATACCACTCGTACAGCTTCTTCAAATAACGGGAGCACCTCCAGGTTCCCGGAACGCTCCATGAGTCGTGCCTGGCAGATCCAGTACTTTGCAAACTTCTTTGCTATGGGCACTCGAGACAGTACCTCCATCACCTGTTCGGAGGGGCAACCCtaaggaacacacacaaacacaagctatCTGAGCACAGGACAGGTGATCAAGCACAGAAATAGAGGAAAATATAttcttctgtttgtgctgtgtgccaTTGGCTATGACGTAAAGCTAGCCTAGTCTGGAATTTCAGAAGTGCACTTACACTTTCATTTACACTTCCCTTTCTTTTGAAGATCAATTTTGTGGACCCAAGCTGACACCACTTATATAAACAAAAGTATCTAATGTGTCAAGAGACACATTCATTGACAGAAATAATCTCAACATCAGTTCAAaaaagtaacaaagttaaccCTGTAATATAGGTTGTTTTAACTCCCTTAAAGGAAATTGTGGGGCTCCCtagtggctcagacagtaaaggTGCTTGTTAAAAACTGGCCACACAATCTACCAATGATGACTGGGAGACCACAGCAGTGATACAAATCAGCTTCATTCAACCATGGTTGGGTAATGTGGCCATACTTCACTCGTCACACCACAGAAACACCCAACAGAGGGTGCATCCTCCTGATACTGTCTGAcgtgtggtgcactgtgggattttaAGTGTAAAAAGCTGTCACATTGGCTTGcatgtgtattggaggattggATATGTTTTGCCCTGCAGATACAGTAGTTATCACAGTGGAGTGAGCTTGAGGCTCAACTGCCATTTACTAGCAGTTGGGTACACAAGGgtgaaaagatgaaaacaataaaaaaagaacaaatgcagGTATTGCAAACATTTTCACCTTTACCAGTTTAACGGTTCAGTAGTGAGTGATTGCGATGTGGGGGTTCCAAGATTTTAAAGTaggttagaaaaaaaagaagaaaataatcaGTCATCAAgttattcaaatatttgtttgcaAATCCAGCACAACAAATTGTTTTTCTGGAAGCCTACAAATGTACCGTAAAAGCCTAGTGCATAGCCCTCCTTCTCCTTATTACTGTGGAAGCGTGCTCTGACAAGCACCAATGAACTGATAAAAGTGGCAGTAACAAAAATCTTAGTAAATGCTGGAAATCAGGTGGCACCACAAAGGCAATGAATCAAATGGTTCCTTATCGTTCAGTATCATGCTTCTTctatgcttttttccctttaggtAACCCTACTGTGGAATCTCTTAATTGTATATTGTACCAGGCTCGCCTTGCCACCTCAGTTGCACTGGACCACTGAGGCCAGACACATGCAGTCCTCTCctacactcacatgcagcaaATGGATTCATACTGCTCACTAATGACAATGAAGTCATACAGCTCACT
This genomic interval carries:
- the LOC118776119 gene encoding cytoskeleton-associated protein 2-like; this encodes MPVRQCVKKTPVIPEHYWTRMEEEEEAHSLVCTIDRSLDDCIKLLQEGCPSEQVMEVLSRVPIAKKFAKYWICQARLMERSGNLEVLPLFEEAVRVVLEPVDDLRAVVFEIMKKKETALGAVGKEDSLGQEAQETALSTTPVAMSAMIRGEKEGSSVVKYKITATPGGWWSQQESMKLDGQELRFFTPVRRSVRIGRSATRYPAALQEHDPCVASFRDLLAEEEREAGADPNQNSPLYIYRANEALKDQVHIQLF